One stretch of Paenibacillus sp. AN1007 DNA includes these proteins:
- the folE gene encoding GTP cyclohydrolase I FolE, which translates to MAGVKDYLNSKVSDNRDKIEYHVEQILKLIGEDSTREGLLETPARVTRMYEEIFGGYEVDPRDVLGVTFDENHEELVIVKDIVYYSQCEHHMAPFFGKVHIGYVPSGKIVGLSKMARLVEAVTRRLQVQERITSQIADILTEAVAPHGVMVVVEGEHLCMCSRGVKKPGSKTVTSAVRGSFRDNPAQRAEFLSLVKE; encoded by the coding sequence GTGGCTGGCGTTAAAGATTATTTGAATTCCAAAGTATCCGACAATCGGGATAAGATCGAGTATCATGTTGAACAGATTCTCAAATTGATCGGAGAAGACAGCACACGTGAGGGGCTTCTGGAAACGCCTGCACGTGTAACACGGATGTATGAAGAAATTTTTGGCGGGTATGAAGTGGACCCCCGTGACGTACTGGGTGTCACTTTTGACGAGAATCACGAAGAACTGGTGATCGTGAAAGATATTGTGTACTACAGCCAGTGCGAGCACCATATGGCACCGTTCTTTGGTAAAGTACATATTGGGTACGTACCAAGCGGGAAAATTGTGGGTTTGAGCAAAATGGCACGTCTGGTCGAAGCTGTAACACGCCGTCTTCAGGTACAGGAACGCATTACGTCACAGATCGCCGACATCCTGACGGAAGCGGTAGCACCGCATGGTGTGATGGTGGTCGTTGAAGGCGAGCACTTGTGCATGTGCTCCCGCGGTGTGAAGAAACCGGGAAGCAAGACGGTAACGTCTGCAGTACGCGGATCTTTCCGTGATAACCCTGCACAGCGTGCCGAGTTTCTGTCTTTGGTGAAAGAGTAA
- a CDS encoding YneF family protein — protein sequence MEIVIPIITLIVGLVGGFFIGVFYLRKQLEKMQSDPDMLQKMAKQMGYNLNGKQMQRAQQMMKNQQPGAKMPQPSQHPARKNSGRRK from the coding sequence ATGGAGATTGTAATACCGATTATTACATTGATTGTGGGTCTGGTCGGTGGATTTTTCATCGGGGTGTTCTACCTGCGTAAACAGCTTGAGAAAATGCAAAGCGACCCTGACATGCTGCAGAAAATGGCAAAGCAAATGGGGTACAACCTGAACGGCAAGCAAATGCAGCGTGCCCAGCAGATGATGAAGAACCAACAGCCGGGCGCAAAAATGCCTCAGCCGAGTCAGCATCCTGCGCGTAAAAACTCGGGCCGCCGAAAATAA
- a CDS encoding HD domain-containing phosphohydrolase, translating to MKYVNVESVEAGEILGKTVYSSNGTVLLSAGVQLTVFMVNTLKRIGVTTLYIQDEAYKDVDTEDILDEATKRAIINEMSVTLEAVRSGKDWSPKKVALSIDKLLNDVLNGRELLVQLTDIRTKDNAQYVHAMNVCLLSSVIGLNMGLNYNQLKDLAVGALLHDIGKVGEPPGGSGTSTSSLHHTWRGFEVIKNKREFSLLVAHTALQHHEHVDGSGIPRGIKGKDIHLFAKIVSAANIYDNLINGLSGSPLLPHEACEKMMALSETKLDREILIEFNKSVSVYPNGTAVRLSTKETGVIVRQHRGLPGRPVIRVARGSTRYSLDVIEIDLAKQTTVFIEGVLT from the coding sequence ATGAAGTATGTAAACGTGGAGAGCGTGGAGGCGGGGGAGATTCTGGGCAAAACGGTATATTCCAGTAACGGAACAGTGCTGTTATCTGCCGGAGTCCAGCTTACCGTGTTTATGGTCAATACGCTGAAGCGTATCGGGGTAACCACGCTGTACATCCAGGATGAAGCGTATAAAGATGTGGATACAGAAGATATTCTGGACGAAGCCACGAAACGGGCGATTATCAATGAGATGAGTGTGACACTTGAAGCGGTAAGATCCGGGAAAGACTGGAGTCCGAAGAAAGTTGCACTCAGTATCGACAAACTGCTGAATGATGTGCTGAACGGGCGCGAGCTGCTTGTACAGTTAACAGATATCCGTACGAAGGACAATGCGCAGTATGTTCACGCGATGAACGTATGTTTGTTGTCCTCGGTTATCGGCCTGAATATGGGACTCAACTACAATCAACTCAAAGATCTGGCCGTAGGTGCACTGCTGCATGATATTGGAAAAGTAGGCGAGCCGCCGGGCGGCAGCGGCACATCCACTTCTTCGCTGCACCATACGTGGCGCGGGTTCGAAGTGATCAAGAACAAGCGGGAGTTCAGTCTACTTGTTGCCCATACCGCGCTGCAGCATCATGAACATGTCGATGGCAGCGGAATACCCAGAGGTATCAAGGGCAAGGATATTCATCTGTTTGCCAAAATTGTCAGTGCAGCAAACATCTATGATAATCTGATTAATGGATTGTCGGGCAGCCCCCTGCTTCCGCATGAAGCGTGTGAGAAAATGATGGCATTGTCAGAAACGAAGCTGGATCGGGAGATCCTGATTGAGTTCAACAAAAGCGTATCTGTATATCCCAATGGGACTGCTGTCCGGCTGTCCACCAAAGAAACCGGCGTTATTGTCCGTCAGCATCGAGGGTTACCGGGCAGACCGGTCATCCGGGTAGCGCGAGGCAGCACCCGTTATTCGCTGGACGTTATTGAAATTGACCTGGCCAAACAGACTACGGTCTTTATCGAAGGTGTGCTCACATAA
- the queG gene encoding tRNA epoxyqueuosine(34) reductase QueG — translation MTSVRTGAVQGASVWETLKQEIKAAGPELGIDDIGFAAADPFVSLKSLLEQSRDKGYASGFEEPDIEKRVHPALQDGEPASLIAIAVAYPSKMVNPPKSEPGAYRGIFARSAWGQDYHQVLRKAMDKLVDFIRERVPEAMIESMVDTGALVDRAVSQRAGIGFSAKNCAIISPKFGSWIFLGELVTNIPFPPDTPVTEDCGECTKCIDACPTGALVGPGQLNAQRCISFLTQTKGFLDEEFMLKIGNRLYGCDTCQIVCPKNRGKNWDHHPEFHPDPEVVKPLLLPLLDIGNREFKERFGQSSAAWRGKKPIQRNAVIALGNFKDKSAVPKLTQVLKRDPRPELRGTAAWALSRIGGEEAMRAIGEAAAIEQDGNVLSMLQKAKERLVSSETIPDQSQAEQRNTKQQTDEMKITQQEELPQVKKPEHPEAAKILSHVRDTEFGLDAAWAGSMSKNEGDHENSSEQPAAPAKPEAAAWKPSAVTGIHGKPVYYDELLTPIGTLTLCAVDEGLCHIDFGAFHVREAHLQQWARTWIGEYRYERNEEKLSEAAEQLRQYFAGERKTFDLQLERYGTAFQLQVWQVLSDISYGEALTHEQVAEKIGRPKAVRAVLDAISKNPIPIIIPCHRMSGKDGTLVGYAGGLQTKEQLLTLEQQS, via the coding sequence ATGACGAGCGTACGGACCGGGGCAGTACAAGGCGCCTCCGTATGGGAGACGTTAAAGCAGGAAATCAAGGCAGCAGGCCCGGAACTGGGTATAGATGATATTGGATTCGCCGCGGCGGACCCTTTTGTGTCCCTTAAATCGCTGCTGGAACAGTCTCGGGATAAGGGATATGCGTCGGGGTTTGAAGAGCCGGATATCGAAAAAAGGGTGCATCCCGCCCTGCAGGACGGCGAACCTGCTTCCCTGATCGCCATAGCTGTAGCTTACCCGTCCAAAATGGTAAACCCGCCGAAGTCGGAACCTGGCGCGTACCGCGGCATTTTCGCTCGTTCGGCTTGGGGGCAGGATTATCACCAGGTGCTTCGCAAAGCAATGGATAAGCTGGTGGATTTTATTCGTGAACGCGTACCCGAAGCAATGATTGAAAGCATGGTGGATACGGGGGCGCTTGTGGATCGGGCAGTCTCGCAGCGTGCCGGAATCGGCTTTAGTGCCAAAAACTGTGCTATTATCTCGCCGAAGTTTGGTTCTTGGATTTTTCTGGGCGAGCTGGTGACGAATATTCCATTTCCGCCTGATACGCCCGTAACCGAAGATTGCGGTGAATGTACGAAATGTATCGATGCCTGTCCTACAGGTGCGCTGGTTGGCCCAGGCCAATTAAATGCACAGCGCTGTATTTCTTTTTTAACCCAAACCAAAGGGTTTCTGGATGAAGAGTTTATGCTCAAAATAGGCAACCGTCTATACGGGTGTGATACATGTCAGATTGTATGTCCGAAGAATCGGGGCAAGAACTGGGATCATCATCCCGAGTTTCATCCCGATCCGGAGGTTGTAAAGCCGCTGCTGCTGCCGCTGCTGGATATCGGTAACCGTGAATTCAAAGAGCGTTTCGGGCAAAGTTCCGCCGCATGGCGGGGCAAAAAACCGATTCAGCGCAATGCGGTCATTGCACTGGGCAATTTCAAGGACAAAAGCGCTGTACCTAAACTAACACAGGTACTAAAGCGTGATCCGCGTCCGGAGCTGCGGGGAACCGCCGCCTGGGCGCTGAGCAGAATTGGAGGGGAAGAAGCCATGAGAGCTATTGGGGAAGCTGCCGCGATCGAACAAGATGGGAACGTGCTGAGTATGCTGCAGAAGGCCAAGGAGAGATTGGTATCTTCCGAGACCATACCCGATCAGTCACAGGCTGAGCAGCGGAATACGAAGCAGCAAACCGATGAAATGAAGATTACGCAGCAAGAGGAGCTGCCGCAAGTAAAGAAGCCAGAACATCCAGAGGCAGCCAAAATTTTGTCTCATGTAAGAGACACTGAATTTGGACTGGATGCCGCGTGGGCTGGCAGTATGAGTAAAAATGAAGGTGATCATGAAAATTCAAGTGAACAGCCGGCTGCTCCTGCCAAGCCGGAAGCAGCTGCGTGGAAACCTTCTGCAGTCACGGGGATTCACGGCAAGCCTGTATATTATGATGAACTGCTGACACCGATTGGCACGCTTACCTTATGTGCAGTCGATGAGGGGTTGTGCCATATTGATTTTGGTGCTTTTCATGTACGGGAAGCCCACCTGCAGCAGTGGGCTCGTACGTGGATTGGGGAGTACCGGTATGAGAGAAATGAAGAGAAGCTTAGTGAGGCTGCTGAGCAGCTGCGGCAGTATTTTGCAGGAGAGAGAAAGACGTTCGACCTCCAGCTTGAACGGTATGGAACTGCATTCCAGCTACAAGTTTGGCAGGTTCTGTCCGATATATCTTATGGAGAAGCCTTAACCCACGAACAGGTTGCGGAAAAGATCGGCCGGCCCAAGGCTGTACGCGCAGTTTTGGATGCCATTAGCAAGAATCCGATCCCGATTATTATTCCCTGTCATCGCATGAGCGGTAAAGATGGCACCCTGGTGGGTTACGCAGGCGGTCTGCAAACCAAAGAGCAATTGCTCACATTGGAGCAGCAATCGTAA
- the lepB gene encoding signal peptidase I has product MPSVDSTVEEQNQKSVPEQAGKSWTTELWDWVKTIVVAFVIMMLLNLFVFNLSMVKGQSMQPTLVESDRLFVNKMVYHFGEPARSDVIVLRDPSEDVGKKDYLVKRIVGLPGDTIEVKDHHLYVNGVQQTESYTDIEVQDPDFGPITLEPDHFFVMGDNRHEGKSKDSRVFGSITSSEIVGKAEFIFWPFSEMKKL; this is encoded by the coding sequence ATGCCTTCCGTGGATTCGACTGTTGAAGAGCAAAATCAGAAGTCTGTGCCTGAGCAAGCTGGCAAGTCCTGGACAACCGAACTGTGGGATTGGGTGAAGACCATTGTGGTTGCTTTTGTAATCATGATGCTGCTCAACCTGTTTGTCTTTAATCTGTCGATGGTCAAAGGGCAGTCCATGCAGCCAACCCTGGTGGAGTCTGATCGTTTGTTTGTGAACAAGATGGTTTATCATTTTGGCGAGCCAGCTCGATCGGATGTCATTGTGCTGCGTGACCCGAGTGAAGATGTGGGGAAGAAGGATTATCTGGTGAAACGGATTGTTGGACTGCCGGGAGATACAATTGAGGTCAAGGACCATCATTTATATGTTAATGGCGTGCAGCAGACAGAGAGTTATACCGACATTGAGGTACAGGACCCTGATTTCGGGCCGATAACGCTTGAGCCAGACCATTTTTTTGTGATGGGTGATAACCGTCATGAAGGTAAAAGCAAGGACAGCCGTGTGTTTGGAAGTATAACTTCCAGTGAGATCGTGGGCAAAGCCGAGTTTATTTTCTGGCCGTTCTCGGAGATGAAAAAGCTGTAA
- a CDS encoding GNAT family N-acetyltransferase codes for MHVRSFQLSDASQMTELLQVALSEECYENTMGPFARQLSWDSDLIMVAEEEGDLVGALIGTIDQNQGCIYRIAVHPDYRRRGVGKTLVEAMEQRFQQRKVSQIWVAGDEHNKAAMPLYEAMGYGASKILSAFQKLSILSKA; via the coding sequence ATGCACGTTCGTTCCTTTCAGTTGAGTGATGCAAGCCAGATGACGGAGCTTCTCCAGGTTGCACTATCGGAAGAGTGTTATGAGAACACGATGGGCCCGTTTGCCCGTCAATTGTCATGGGATTCTGACCTGATCATGGTTGCGGAAGAAGAGGGAGACCTCGTTGGCGCCTTGATCGGTACGATTGATCAAAACCAGGGATGCATCTATCGTATTGCGGTTCATCCAGACTATCGTCGCCGCGGTGTCGGCAAAACACTTGTCGAGGCTATGGAACAGCGATTCCAGCAGCGCAAAGTCAGCCAGATATGGGTGGCCGGTGATGAGCACAACAAAGCAGCCATGCCTTTGTACGAAGCAATGGGGTATGGTGCGAGTAAGATTCTGAGTGCTTTTCAGAAACTTAGTATTTTGTCCAAGGCTTAA
- a CDS encoding superoxide dismutase — translation MAFQLPALPYANDALEPHIDAQTMEIHHDRHHNTYVTNLNAALESAPELQNKSLEDLIANLDSVPENIRTAVRNNGGGHANHSLFWEIIGPNGGGAPTGEIAAAIDSELGGFDKFKEDFAKAATTRFGSGWAWLVVGKDGKLSITSTPNQDSPLFEGLTPVLGLDVWEHAYYLKYQNKRPDYISAFWNVINWDEVNKRYAAAK, via the coding sequence ATGGCTTTTCAATTACCAGCACTTCCTTACGCTAACGATGCACTGGAACCACATATCGATGCACAAACGATGGAAATCCACCACGATCGCCATCACAACACTTATGTAACTAACTTGAACGCAGCTCTGGAAAGCGCTCCTGAACTGCAAAACAAAAGCTTGGAAGATCTGATCGCTAACCTCGACAGCGTACCGGAAAACATTCGTACAGCGGTTCGCAACAACGGCGGTGGACATGCTAACCACAGCTTGTTCTGGGAGATCATCGGACCAAACGGCGGCGGCGCACCTACAGGTGAGATCGCAGCAGCAATCGACAGCGAACTGGGCGGCTTTGACAAGTTCAAAGAAGACTTTGCAAAAGCAGCTACAACTCGTTTCGGTTCCGGCTGGGCATGGCTCGTTGTAGGCAAAGATGGCAAATTGTCCATCACCAGCACACCTAACCAAGACAGCCCGCTCTTCGAAGGCCTGACTCCGGTTCTGGGTCTGGATGTGTGGGAGCACGCGTACTACCTGAAATATCAAAACAAACGTCCTGATTACATCTCTGCATTCTGGAACGTAATCAACTGGGATGAAGTTAACAAACGTTACGCTGCAGCGAAATAA
- the mutY gene encoding A/G-specific adenine glycosylase: protein MGLQEQKRHFSVNLLDWYMVNRRDLPWRRHNNPYFTWVSEIMLQQTRVDTVIPYFNRFIGNFPTVQALAEAPEEEVLKNWEGLGYYSRARNLQAAARQVMELHGGEMPQDKQSVFALKGVGPYTAGAILSIAFNQPQPAVDGNVMRVLSRYFLIDEDIMKGSTRVLMEELAGELIPEGRARDFNQALMELGALVCTPKAPHCLTCPVMEQCSGRIAGRELTLPVKTKAKPPRPEQRLVALVEGRGVHRGRVLVRQRPQTGLLARMWELPHVLAAPAAAGKAAVPLADEPAMALLAGSLWAEGFAARPEGLATHAEHVFSHIVWNLQVYKCTEQDQSSELPLIAAEARAAYDAQAASLAGAAPAAMSSASADDASQDIDAASITAHAIQEALTGKSDGLTYQWIGPEDMEKLAFPNVFLKLLRSYFAGAYDEAVE from the coding sequence ATGGGTTTACAAGAACAGAAACGACATTTCAGCGTGAATCTGCTGGATTGGTACATGGTTAATCGTCGGGATTTACCGTGGCGTCGCCACAATAATCCGTATTTTACGTGGGTATCGGAGATCATGCTGCAGCAGACACGGGTAGATACGGTCATTCCGTATTTTAATCGATTTATCGGCAATTTTCCGACCGTGCAGGCTCTTGCGGAGGCACCGGAGGAAGAGGTGCTGAAGAATTGGGAAGGACTCGGATATTATTCAAGGGCACGTAATCTTCAGGCGGCGGCAAGACAGGTGATGGAGCTGCATGGTGGAGAGATGCCGCAGGACAAGCAGAGCGTCTTTGCATTAAAAGGGGTCGGCCCGTATACAGCCGGGGCCATTCTCAGCATTGCCTTCAACCAGCCGCAGCCTGCGGTGGACGGCAATGTCATGCGGGTGCTGTCCCGATACTTCCTCATCGATGAGGATATTATGAAGGGCAGCACGCGGGTTTTGATGGAAGAGCTCGCGGGAGAGCTCATTCCGGAAGGGCGAGCGCGTGATTTCAATCAGGCGCTGATGGAACTTGGTGCGCTGGTGTGCACACCCAAAGCGCCGCACTGCTTGACTTGCCCGGTGATGGAGCAGTGTTCCGGCAGAATTGCCGGAAGAGAGCTTACGCTGCCGGTCAAGACCAAAGCCAAGCCGCCGCGCCCTGAGCAGCGGCTGGTTGCCCTGGTAGAAGGCCGCGGCGTGCATCGCGGCCGTGTGCTTGTACGTCAGCGTCCACAGACTGGCCTGCTGGCCCGGATGTGGGAGCTGCCGCATGTGCTGGCGGCGCCTGCCGCAGCGGGGAAGGCGGCAGTGCCGCTGGCGGATGAGCCGGCCATGGCTCTGCTGGCCGGCAGTCTGTGGGCGGAAGGCTTCGCTGCCCGCCCGGAAGGGCTGGCCACCCATGCGGAGCATGTGTTCAGCCATATTGTTTGGAACCTGCAGGTGTACAAGTGTACCGAGCAGGACCAGAGCAGTGAGCTTCCGCTGATCGCTGCGGAAGCCAGAGCCGCCTACGATGCGCAAGCGGCATCACTGGCGGGAGCGGCTCCAGCTGCCATGTCATCTGCTTCCGCTGATGACGCCAGCCAAGACATCGATGCAGCATCCATCACCGCTCACGCGATACAGGAAGCGCTGACAGGTAAAAGTGATGGCCTTACTTACCAATGGATCGGTCCGGAAGATATGGAGAAGCTAGCGTTCCCGAATGTCTTTTTAAAACTTTTACGCAGTTATTTTGCCGGAGCCTATGATGAGGCAGTGGAGTAA
- the acpS gene encoding holo-ACP synthase, translating to MIYGIGNDVLEIRRMHRLLSGRQAEALMKRIMTPAEREIAARRGKRMAEFVSGRFAAKEAVSKAFGCGIGAVMGFTDIEVLPDPSGRPVASLSSRAWERLQLPYDKQYEIHLSITHQTELAAAFAIVEQVYEIDREKEEWK from the coding sequence ATGATATATGGCATCGGTAACGATGTTTTAGAGATTCGACGTATGCACAGGCTGCTGTCCGGCCGTCAGGCAGAAGCATTGATGAAACGTATTATGACTCCGGCTGAACGGGAAATCGCGGCCAGGCGCGGGAAGCGGATGGCAGAGTTCGTATCGGGTCGGTTTGCCGCCAAAGAGGCAGTGTCCAAGGCTTTTGGCTGCGGGATTGGCGCTGTGATGGGATTCACTGATATCGAAGTACTGCCTGATCCGTCAGGACGGCCGGTTGCCTCACTGTCCAGTCGGGCTTGGGAGCGGTTGCAACTGCCGTACGATAAACAGTATGAGATTCATCTGAGCATTACACATCAGACAGAGCTGGCAGCGGCATTTGCCATTGTGGAGCAGGTATATGAGATCGACAGAGAAAAGGAAGAGTGGAAGTAG
- the nadE gene encoding ammonia-dependent NAD(+) synthetase, with protein MSLQQQIIAELKVKPSINEAEEVRKRVDFLKTYVKNSGTKGLLIAISGGIDSAVAAALCKQATDELTAENNQEYKTLGVFQPYGEQADIQDSYAVAKAYDLKHVVETNIEDAVNEIALEVEQGFKSLGSPRHMTHQGKGNVKARTRMVMQYALSFEENLLVVGTDHASEAITGFYTKWGDGAVDITPLSTLNKRQVRQLAAYLKVPQSILDKAPSAGLWEGQTDEDELGISYEANSDYLEGKQIDPAAQERLEAFYTRTHHKRNAIPGI; from the coding sequence ATGAGTTTGCAGCAACAGATCATCGCCGAATTGAAGGTTAAACCGAGCATTAATGAAGCCGAGGAAGTACGTAAGCGTGTGGATTTCCTGAAGACATATGTGAAAAATTCCGGTACCAAGGGACTGCTGATTGCGATCAGCGGGGGGATTGACAGTGCAGTAGCGGCAGCGCTTTGCAAACAAGCCACAGACGAGCTTACCGCAGAGAACAATCAGGAATACAAAACGCTGGGTGTGTTCCAGCCTTATGGAGAGCAGGCGGATATCCAGGACAGCTATGCGGTAGCGAAAGCGTACGACCTGAAACATGTTGTGGAAACCAATATCGAAGATGCTGTGAATGAGATTGCGCTTGAAGTGGAGCAGGGATTCAAATCTCTTGGAAGTCCGCGCCATATGACTCATCAAGGCAAGGGGAATGTGAAAGCAAGAACACGTATGGTGATGCAGTACGCTCTCTCATTTGAAGAGAATCTGCTGGTTGTAGGTACGGATCATGCATCCGAGGCGATCACAGGTTTCTACACCAAATGGGGCGATGGAGCCGTGGATATCACACCGCTGAGCACGCTCAACAAACGCCAAGTACGTCAGCTGGCTGCGTACCTGAAAGTGCCGCAATCCATTCTGGACAAAGCTCCTTCAGCAGGACTATGGGAAGGACAAACCGACGAGGACGAGCTGGGCATTTCATATGAAGCGAACAGCGATTACCTTGAAGGTAAGCAGATTGACCCTGCCGCGCAGGAGCGTCTGGAAGCTTTTTATACACGTACACATCACAAACGCAATGCGATTCCCGGTATCTAA
- a CDS encoding BrxA/BrxB family bacilliredoxin produces the protein MSMSFDQYMKDMVQPMRDELTRLGIQELRTPEEVEASLPDAKGTALVVINSVCGCAAGQCRPGVAQALQNDITPDHLYTVFAGQDKEATAKAREFFAPYPPSSPSIALMKDGELVHFIERHQVEDRSAEEIAADLTSAFDRYCR, from the coding sequence ATGTCGATGTCATTTGATCAATACATGAAAGATATGGTTCAGCCGATGCGGGATGAGCTGACTCGTCTGGGAATCCAGGAGCTGCGCACACCGGAAGAGGTTGAAGCGAGTCTGCCGGATGCCAAAGGAACAGCACTGGTTGTAATTAACTCTGTATGTGGATGTGCAGCAGGTCAATGTCGTCCAGGGGTTGCTCAGGCACTTCAGAACGATATTACACCGGATCACCTCTATACTGTATTTGCAGGTCAAGACAAGGAAGCAACGGCGAAAGCACGTGAATTCTTTGCGCCATATCCACCATCCTCACCGTCCATCGCATTGATGAAAGACGGAGAACTCGTTCACTTTATTGAGCGTCACCAAGTGGAAGATCGTTCAGCAGAGGAAATCGCGGCTGATTTGACCAGTGCATTTGACCGTTACTGCCGTTAA
- a CDS encoding ATP-binding protein: protein MVALKDILLQVLLAGSAVFLIPLFYLGLSKQQVKRIDHADKVSISFAAASVFSMLLCLLFALSEGTETVPISMSIIPVTLAILYCKVHIGAALSVLHILFYFLLAHSYDLYGFFLHTGILLYPIVWLSAKRFKHNACSRKMGMVIALVTAELAVSSLLWVISVYPDTAYSKVYLILSSFGYVAGALAAGSMSQLWLERMKRYRGMERQLSEVHQYYLTETEKLHQILNAVPLSIATVDIEGKVVFVNELMKQTAKEQLPCTSAQNLIGQHASQFVEQEQADKMDHSIHQAVVHGEVNVLTVRYGSHVFLSRTVPIYAYTANGSKEVSGAMIIIQDVTELEMLRSELDNVDRLSLVGQMAASITHEVRNPMAVVRGFLQLMQEKSPESLDHYYRIVMEELDRANSIINDFLSLAQNRIAEKEESQLHDIIHELSPLLWADANLRGQSIELMLAHNVPKLHLNSKEIKQVVLNLARNGMEAMTEKGVLTLETRMVDDKVELCVHDTGPGIPPVKQEKLFEPFYTTKAKGTGLGLSMCLSIVERHNGTITVESEEGQGTTFKVAFQR from the coding sequence GTGGTTGCGTTAAAGGACATTCTTTTACAAGTACTGCTGGCCGGATCGGCAGTATTCCTGATTCCCTTATTTTATCTGGGTCTCTCCAAACAACAGGTCAAGCGAATAGATCATGCAGATAAAGTGAGTATCAGTTTTGCGGCAGCGAGTGTGTTCAGTATGCTGCTGTGTCTGCTTTTTGCGTTATCTGAAGGTACCGAGACCGTTCCTATATCCATGAGTATTATCCCGGTTACACTGGCGATTCTATATTGTAAAGTCCACATAGGTGCAGCCTTGTCTGTTCTACATATTCTCTTCTATTTTCTCTTAGCACATTCCTATGATCTGTACGGATTTTTTCTTCACACCGGTATTCTTCTCTATCCTATTGTATGGTTGTCTGCCAAACGATTCAAGCACAATGCATGTTCTCGCAAAATGGGTATGGTCATTGCTCTGGTTACCGCCGAATTGGCTGTATCGAGTCTGTTATGGGTCATCTCCGTCTATCCGGATACAGCGTATTCGAAAGTTTACCTCATTTTGTCCTCATTCGGATATGTGGCAGGTGCACTGGCTGCAGGCAGTATGAGTCAGCTGTGGCTGGAACGGATGAAACGTTATCGCGGAATGGAGCGGCAGCTTTCCGAAGTGCATCAATACTACTTGACCGAAACGGAGAAACTGCACCAGATTTTGAATGCGGTTCCTCTTTCAATAGCTACGGTGGATATTGAAGGCAAAGTGGTTTTTGTTAATGAACTGATGAAACAGACAGCAAAGGAACAGCTGCCCTGCACTTCAGCTCAGAATCTGATCGGGCAGCATGCCAGTCAATTTGTAGAGCAGGAGCAGGCTGACAAGATGGATCACAGCATTCATCAAGCCGTGGTACATGGTGAAGTGAATGTACTGACGGTCCGGTACGGCTCACATGTATTTCTGTCCCGGACGGTACCGATCTATGCTTATACGGCGAATGGCTCTAAGGAAGTCTCGGGAGCGATGATCATCATTCAGGATGTGACCGAACTTGAGATGCTGCGCAGCGAACTGGATAATGTAGATCGTCTCAGCCTGGTGGGGCAGATGGCGGCGAGCATTACACATGAGGTGCGTAATCCGATGGCTGTGGTGCGGGGATTTCTCCAGTTAATGCAGGAAAAGAGCCCGGAATCTCTTGATCATTATTACCGGATCGTAATGGAGGAGTTGGACAGAGCCAACAGCATCATTAACGACTTTCTGTCTCTGGCTCAGAATCGGATAGCGGAGAAAGAAGAATCGCAGCTGCACGACATCATTCATGAACTCAGTCCGCTGCTCTGGGCAGATGCCAATCTTCGGGGACAGAGCATCGAGCTGATGCTGGCTCATAATGTGCCGAAACTGCATCTGAATTCCAAAGAAATCAAACAGGTCGTACTTAATCTTGCCCGGAACGGAATGGAAGCCATGACTGAAAAAGGTGTGCTTACCTTGGAAACACGAATGGTGGATGACAAGGTTGAGCTGTGTGTACACGATACAGGTCCTGGTATTCCGCCGGTGAAGCAGGAGAAGCTGTTCGAACCATTTTATACAACCAAAGCAAAAGGTACCGGACTTGGATTATCCATGTGTCTAAGCATTGTTGAGCGGCACAACGGCACAATTACGGTTGAATCGGAGGAAGGACAGGGAACTACGTTCAAAGTTGCCTTCCAGCGCTAG